One Vallitalea pronyensis genomic region harbors:
- a CDS encoding ribonuclease HII yields the protein MGKMTISDIKDKLDAIPIHGLEEEIRLFQVDERLGVQRLIDRYRKKILDYEDELKRVAAMRTYENKYSHRQYICGVDEVGRGPLAGPVVSAAVILPKDTHIHYINDSKKLNEAKREELYDIITEKAIAINIGLSNVAIIDEINILNATYASMKMALKGLDVQPEVILVDAVTIPDVTIPQEPIVKGDSKSISIAAASIIAKVYRDRMMKEYDALYPAYKFAKNKGYGTKEHVEALKTYGPCPLHRKIFVQTVLSS from the coding sequence ATGGGGAAAATGACAATATCCGATATAAAAGATAAGCTAGATGCCATACCGATTCACGGATTAGAAGAAGAAATACGTCTTTTTCAAGTGGATGAAAGACTAGGTGTGCAACGGTTAATCGATCGGTATCGTAAAAAAATATTGGATTATGAAGATGAATTAAAACGGGTGGCAGCCATGCGCACTTATGAAAATAAATATAGCCATAGACAATACATATGCGGCGTGGATGAGGTTGGAAGAGGTCCTTTGGCTGGACCTGTCGTTAGTGCTGCTGTTATCTTGCCTAAGGATACACATATCCATTATATCAATGATTCAAAAAAATTAAATGAAGCTAAACGAGAAGAACTCTATGATATCATCACGGAAAAAGCCATTGCCATCAATATAGGGCTGTCCAATGTAGCCATCATTGATGAAATCAATATACTGAATGCAACCTATGCATCCATGAAAATGGCATTAAAAGGTTTGGATGTGCAGCCAGAAGTTATCTTAGTGGATGCAGTGACGATACCCGATGTAACGATTCCACAAGAACCCATTGTCAAAGGGGATTCAAAAAGCATATCCATTGCTGCTGCAAGTATCATAGCAAAAGTATACCGGGATAGAATGATGAAAGAATATGATGCACTATATCCCGCCTACAAGTTTGCCAAGAACAAAGGCTACGGTACCAAAGAGCATGTTGAAGCCCTTAAGACTTATGGCCCATGCCCATTACATCGTAAAATATTTGTACAGACCGTGTTAAGTTCTTAA
- a CDS encoding flagellar hook-length control protein FliK, whose product MRIHHHEPLNRKIQVSKVAKVNGQSFTKGQVLKGEILDIQQKNVAIQLANGTHLTATLTKDIELSIGQELLFQVKDASTEQVFLKPMLEEMFNPKDTKMLQVLDEAGVTVNEKNMKLVHELLSRHMPVDKKSLNQMMRLAYKFNDVPLERLLLMLEKDIPVTKENVQHLEQFIHNQNNMKQNILDLSHSILHEATKETQQELIRILLDGQSMENTQQNTVSKGLPNPENPVHEAHITGQENVTNQESISNKEGQIISQENSQHPVEQLTTEQSPKLERILPESVLKDINDTVHTFSNGSKPIPPLTGDMTLEQLEAWVAGLELDEEDKQSLHKTITNKILMAAVDKSVFLSKDALKQPELIKEYYHEIYDKLSQIIQSKEAMGQKNGGLMKHAVKAKQNIEFMHYLNQQYTYVELPFKFSQGLLNSELYIFENKKELKSKGKTDAVSALLRLDYLNLGHLDIYVKKQGHHVECKFYVEDDEKYKRINEHLHKLYKQIDSFGYHMTNISVSKQQDTFQVVEDFLDRKEQAASVKRYSFDMRV is encoded by the coding sequence ATGAGAATACATCATCATGAACCGTTGAATCGAAAAATACAGGTATCAAAAGTTGCCAAAGTTAATGGACAAAGTTTTACAAAAGGACAAGTGTTAAAAGGAGAAATACTCGACATACAACAAAAAAATGTAGCGATACAATTGGCAAATGGTACGCACCTTACGGCAACACTGACAAAAGACATTGAACTATCCATCGGTCAAGAGCTTTTATTTCAAGTTAAAGATGCCAGTACGGAGCAAGTGTTTCTAAAACCCATGCTGGAAGAGATGTTTAATCCAAAAGACACGAAGATGTTACAGGTATTAGATGAAGCAGGTGTAACTGTTAATGAAAAAAATATGAAATTGGTCCATGAACTCTTAAGCCGTCATATGCCTGTGGATAAAAAATCCCTTAATCAAATGATGCGATTAGCCTATAAGTTTAATGATGTACCCTTAGAACGTTTACTACTCATGCTTGAAAAGGATATTCCTGTAACAAAAGAGAATGTTCAGCACTTAGAACAATTCATACATAACCAAAACAATATGAAGCAAAATATACTGGATTTAAGTCATAGTATCCTTCACGAAGCAACGAAGGAGACTCAGCAAGAGCTGATTAGAATTTTGTTGGATGGGCAAAGCATGGAAAATACCCAACAAAACACGGTCAGCAAAGGACTTCCAAATCCAGAAAATCCAGTACATGAAGCACATATAACCGGCCAAGAAAACGTAACCAATCAAGAAAGCATAAGCAATAAAGAAGGACAGATTATCAGTCAAGAAAATAGTCAGCATCCTGTTGAACAACTGACCACGGAGCAAAGCCCTAAGCTGGAACGTATTCTACCTGAATCTGTTTTAAAAGACATAAATGATACAGTCCACACCTTTTCTAATGGGAGTAAGCCGATACCACCGCTAACAGGAGACATGACCCTTGAACAGCTAGAAGCATGGGTAGCAGGTTTAGAATTGGATGAAGAGGATAAGCAGTCTTTGCATAAGACCATTACCAATAAAATACTCATGGCAGCTGTTGATAAAAGTGTTTTCTTAAGTAAGGATGCCTTAAAACAACCCGAGCTTATTAAAGAATATTATCATGAGATCTATGATAAGCTGTCACAGATTATTCAGAGCAAGGAAGCCATGGGACAAAAAAATGGTGGTTTGATGAAACATGCTGTTAAGGCTAAACAGAATATTGAGTTTATGCATTACCTGAACCAACAGTATACATATGTGGAGTTGCCCTTTAAGTTTAGCCAGGGGTTATTAAATAGTGAACTGTATATTTTTGAAAATAAAAAAGAATTGAAATCAAAAGGTAAGACAGATGCGGTCTCAGCTCTATTAAGGCTGGATTACCTTAATCTTGGACATTTAGATATCTATGTGAAGAAACAAGGTCATCATGTGGAGTGCAAGTTTTATGTAGAAGATGATGAAAAATACAAGAGAATAAATGAACATTTGCATAAGCTGTACAAGCAAATAGATAGCTTCGGGTATCATATGACGAATATATCCGTCAGTAAGCAGCAGGATACTTTTCAAGTGGTTGAAGATTTTCTGGATAGAAAAGAGCAAGCAGCCAGTGTTAAACGATATTCTTTTGATATGCGCGTCTAA
- a CDS encoding EscU/YscU/HrcU family type III secretion system export apparatus switch protein has protein sequence MIIVKQNKIKKAAAIRYDPGDIAPRVIARGKGIVADNILEKAEDEKLPVYKDEALANTLTQLDIGDLIPEELYQIVAEIMVFVNDLDALYDRRKYEQK, from the coding sequence ATGATCATCGTGAAACAGAATAAAATAAAAAAAGCAGCAGCTATACGCTATGACCCAGGGGATATTGCTCCTAGAGTTATTGCTAGGGGTAAAGGTATTGTGGCAGATAATATTTTAGAAAAAGCAGAGGATGAAAAGCTGCCTGTCTATAAAGATGAGGCATTAGCAAACACATTAACCCAGTTGGATATTGGTGACTTAATACCAGAGGAATTGTATCAGATTGTGGCAGAAATCATGGTTTTTGTAAATGATTTAGATGCCTTGTATGATAGGAGAAAGTATGAGCAGAAATAA
- a CDS encoding YraN family protein, with amino-acid sequence MSRNNRAVGAKGEAIATWFLEKNGYTILDRNYRCRIGEIDIIGKDGDYLVFIEVKYRKDTKTGYPSEAVGYYKQQRIIKTAMHYAKVKGLFKCNVRFDVVEIVDKKIRVIKNAFSC; translated from the coding sequence ATGAGCAGAAATAACCGTGCAGTTGGCGCTAAAGGAGAAGCCATTGCCACTTGGTTTTTGGAAAAGAATGGTTATACGATTTTAGATAGGAATTATCGATGTCGGATAGGTGAGATTGATATTATCGGTAAAGACGGGGATTACCTTGTCTTTATTGAAGTGAAGTATCGTAAGGATACAAAGACAGGGTATCCTAGTGAAGCTGTAGGTTATTATAAGCAGCAGAGGATCATTAAGACGGCTATGCATTATGCTAAAGTTAAAGGATTGTTCAAGTGTAATGTCAGGTTTGATGTGGTTGAGATTGTAGACAAGAAAATTAGAGTGATTAAGAACGCTTTTAGTTGTTAG
- a CDS encoding non-canonical purine NTP pyrophosphatase: MIKVLYGTYNRAKIEHMRTLLGDTCFDIICLDDVDARMMPDINENGNSPLENACIKARAYFKAYNRPVFSCDSGLYLEGVEEDRQPGVHVRRVKNKTLSDDEMIDYYSKLVKEHGGQIVAQYINAICFIVDENHTYTYDGKDIASVPFLLVSNPHHLRKSGFPLDSLSKDMQSGKYFFDKPPETGYHVSDKGFQDFFTHAMMDYRLKHVH, encoded by the coding sequence ATGATAAAAGTACTATACGGCACCTATAATAGAGCTAAGATAGAACATATGCGCACATTGTTAGGGGACACATGCTTTGATATCATATGTCTAGATGATGTAGATGCAAGGATGATGCCAGACATAAATGAAAATGGGAACAGTCCTTTAGAAAATGCATGTATCAAGGCAAGGGCATATTTTAAAGCTTATAATAGACCCGTTTTTTCTTGTGATTCAGGTCTGTATTTAGAAGGGGTAGAAGAAGATAGACAACCGGGTGTTCATGTGAGAAGGGTGAAGAACAAAACCTTATCGGATGATGAGATGATTGATTATTATAGCAAACTGGTGAAAGAACATGGGGGTCAGATTGTAGCTCAGTATATCAATGCTATTTGCTTCATAGTGGATGAAAATCATACCTATACATATGATGGTAAGGACATAGCTTCTGTACCATTTTTACTCGTCAGTAACCCTCATCATCTAAGAAAATCAGGGTTTCCATTGGATTCATTATCCAAGGACATGCAGTCAGGAAAATATTTTTTTGATAAACCACCTGAGACAGGATATCATGTGAGCGACAAAGGTTTTCAAGACTTTTTTACCCATGCGATGATGGACTATCGTCTTAAGCATGTCCATTGA
- a CDS encoding iron-containing alcohol dehydrogenase, which translates to MDKVNAFQFLLSTKVIFGENKMHALIDELKTMKATKPMIITDKGLIQAGLLDGVIKDIEKAGIDYYMYDDVIANPTINSVDRAAKRCQEEHCDLLLAVGGGSVMDTTKGIAVVATHDGSAYDYLDGRGEQKKEIIHEPLPIIAIPTTAGTGSEVSFYSVLTDETTKIKDSISSHKIYPRTAIIDPVLTANLPSYITACTGMDVLGHALEAYTSTIDNTMTDLFALEAIRLVFKHLPDAVNTGDMDARNNMAYASMLAGVAMSHCGATIPHALACPLTGHTGMPHGLAVGLLQIPMLAFNGHVLEDKIKYILHNLHMDADEINEGASYTYLIQMIKKLVKGIHLEEGLEKYIMDDQVIEAMTEDAYIHGCRMINPREVSKEDIKKIYREFITYQD; encoded by the coding sequence ATGGATAAAGTCAATGCATTTCAATTTTTATTATCAACGAAAGTCATCTTTGGAGAAAATAAGATGCATGCACTAATAGACGAGTTAAAGACCATGAAAGCAACAAAGCCAATGATTATAACAGATAAAGGACTGATACAGGCCGGTTTATTAGATGGTGTTATCAAGGACATTGAAAAAGCTGGTATAGACTATTATATGTATGATGATGTGATAGCCAATCCAACCATTAATAGTGTTGACAGGGCAGCTAAAAGATGTCAAGAAGAACATTGTGACCTGCTTCTTGCCGTTGGTGGCGGTAGTGTGATGGACACAACAAAAGGCATAGCAGTGGTTGCTACTCATGACGGCAGTGCTTATGACTATCTAGATGGTAGAGGAGAACAAAAGAAAGAAATTATCCATGAGCCATTACCTATCATTGCCATACCTACAACAGCAGGTACAGGTTCAGAAGTATCTTTTTACTCCGTCTTAACAGATGAAACAACCAAGATAAAAGATTCTATATCATCCCATAAAATATACCCAAGAACAGCCATTATTGATCCTGTATTAACAGCCAATCTTCCTTCTTATATAACTGCTTGTACAGGTATGGATGTTCTAGGACATGCGTTAGAGGCCTATACATCCACCATAGACAACACCATGACCGATTTATTTGCCCTTGAGGCCATTCGCTTGGTGTTCAAGCATCTACCAGATGCAGTGAATACAGGGGATATGGATGCTAGAAATAATATGGCCTATGCATCCATGTTAGCAGGCGTAGCCATGAGTCATTGTGGTGCAACCATCCCCCACGCTCTTGCTTGTCCCTTAACAGGTCATACAGGCATGCCTCATGGATTAGCTGTTGGTTTATTACAGATTCCTATGTTGGCCTTTAATGGTCATGTCTTGGAAGATAAAATAAAATACATTCTGCACAATCTCCATATGGATGCAGATGAAATAAACGAAGGAGCCTCCTATACATATCTGATTCAAATGATTAAAAAACTTGTTAAAGGGATACATCTAGAAGAAGGTCTTGAAAAATACATCATGGATGATCAAGTCATAGAAGCCATGACAGAAGATGCTTATATTCATGGTTGTCGCATGATTAATCCAAGAGAAGTTTCAAAAGAAGACATCAAAAAGATTTATCGAGAATTCATAACATACCAAGATTAG
- the pgeF gene encoding peptidoglycan editing factor PgeF: protein MESDVFTIHREGHLMYLTIPAFDKTGLVHHCFSTKLGGVSEGIYESMNVSFGRGDSDENVKKNLEILCGAIGIDAKDLVFSDQIHKDVIMTVGENDRGKGIVRENDIVGVDGLMTNRVKVPLHTTYADCVPLYFLDTVKKVIAISHAGWRGTVKAIGAKTVNKMVEAYDSQPEDILVCIAPSIGPCCFEVGEEVVQEFRQTFNEYEQKKVIRKMPESKYKINLWTANKLVLLSAGILPEHITVTDICTKCNHDVMFSHRATKGKRGSLAAIMQLKPKHFYY from the coding sequence ATGGAATCAGATGTGTTTACTATACATAGAGAAGGTCATTTAATGTATTTAACCATACCAGCTTTTGATAAGACAGGGCTTGTTCATCATTGTTTTAGTACGAAACTTGGTGGTGTTAGTGAAGGTATATATGAAAGTATGAATGTGTCTTTTGGTCGAGGTGATTCGGATGAGAATGTAAAGAAGAACCTGGAGATCTTATGTGGTGCTATAGGCATTGATGCCAAGGATTTGGTTTTCTCAGATCAGATTCATAAAGATGTGATCATGACAGTAGGTGAGAACGATAGAGGTAAAGGTATTGTGCGAGAGAATGATATAGTCGGTGTGGATGGCTTGATGACCAATAGGGTGAAAGTGCCCTTACATACCACTTATGCTGATTGTGTACCTTTATATTTTTTGGACACTGTTAAAAAGGTTATTGCTATATCCCATGCAGGTTGGCGTGGCACAGTAAAAGCAATTGGAGCTAAGACGGTCAATAAGATGGTAGAGGCATATGATAGTCAGCCAGAGGATATTCTTGTATGTATAGCACCATCCATTGGTCCTTGTTGTTTTGAAGTTGGGGAAGAGGTTGTCCAGGAATTTAGACAAACATTTAATGAGTACGAACAGAAAAAAGTAATACGAAAGATGCCTGAAAGTAAATATAAGATTAATTTATGGACTGCAAATAAGCTTGTATTACTGAGTGCAGGCATTCTTCCTGAACATATCACAGTAACAGATATATGTACAAAATGTAATCATGACGTCATGTTTTCTCATCGAGCAACCAAGGGGAAGCGAGGCAGCCTCGCCGCTATTATGCAGTTGAAGCCTAAGCACTTCTATTATTAG
- a CDS encoding DUF512 domain-containing protein, which yields MKNRYHKIIQVEKESIAYEVGVEQGDLLVSINGQPVKDALDYHFLVENEALEVCIKKSNGEEWLLDIEKDDDESLGITFENNLMDEYKSCSNQCIFCFIDQLPKGMRDTLYFKDDDSRLSFLQGNYITLTNMKDEDVERIIKYRLAPINISVHAMNMELRKNMLHNRFADRLIGYMEKFYEAGITMNGQIVLCKGINDGKELNHSIEALSKFAPHMQSVSVVPVGLSKYRTGLYSLEPFTKEDAQQVIKTIHKWQDILYAEYGTHFIHGGDEFYLLAEQPFPEEDNYDGYVQLENGVGMSRLLRDEFDICYKDLEGNGVLSRHKTIVTGVLAEGMIRDMVARLHEKYPKLDIRVKPIINYFFGEQITVSGLLTGTDIIKQLQGMDVGDELLLPINLLRSGEETLLDDMTVADIEKALQVKVSVVKSTGQALIRNILE from the coding sequence ATGAAAAATAGATACCATAAGATTATACAGGTAGAAAAAGAGAGTATAGCTTATGAAGTAGGCGTGGAACAGGGAGATCTATTAGTGAGTATTAATGGCCAGCCTGTTAAAGATGCTCTGGATTATCATTTTCTTGTGGAGAATGAAGCCTTAGAGGTATGCATTAAAAAAAGTAATGGAGAAGAATGGCTGTTAGATATAGAAAAAGATGATGATGAAAGCTTAGGCATCACATTCGAAAATAACCTAATGGATGAATATAAATCATGCAGTAATCAATGCATATTCTGCTTTATTGACCAATTACCAAAAGGCATGCGGGATACACTCTATTTTAAAGATGATGATTCAAGATTATCTTTTTTACAAGGGAATTACATTACATTAACTAATATGAAAGATGAAGATGTGGAACGCATCATCAAATACCGATTAGCACCCATTAATATATCCGTTCATGCCATGAATATGGAACTGAGGAAAAACATGCTGCATAATCGTTTTGCAGATCGCTTAATCGGGTACATGGAAAAGTTTTATGAAGCTGGGATTACCATGAATGGCCAGATTGTGCTTTGCAAAGGGATTAACGATGGAAAAGAACTGAATCATTCCATTGAGGCTTTATCAAAATTCGCCCCTCATATGCAGAGTGTATCGGTCGTACCTGTAGGTCTTTCTAAATATAGAACAGGCTTATATTCATTAGAACCCTTTACTAAAGAAGATGCACAACAGGTTATCAAAACCATTCATAAGTGGCAGGATATCCTATATGCTGAGTATGGGACCCATTTTATTCATGGTGGTGATGAGTTCTATTTACTGGCTGAACAACCATTTCCAGAAGAAGATAATTACGATGGTTATGTACAACTTGAAAACGGTGTGGGTATGTCCAGATTGTTAAGGGATGAATTTGATATCTGTTATAAGGATTTGGAGGGCAATGGGGTACTAAGTCGTCACAAAACCATTGTTACAGGTGTTTTAGCAGAAGGTATGATAAGGGATATGGTAGCACGATTACATGAGAAATATCCCAAGCTTGATATAAGGGTGAAACCCATCATCAATTACTTTTTTGGTGAACAAATAACCGTATCGGGTTTACTAACAGGTACGGATATTATCAAACAACTACAGGGTATGGATGTAGGTGATGAATTACTCTTGCCTATTAATCTATTACGCTCTGGTGAAGAGACATTATTAGATGATATGACTGTTGCAGATATAGAAAAAGCTTTACAAGTAAAAGTGAGTGTTGTAAAATCAACAGGTCAAGCATTGATACGAAATATATTAGAATAA
- the der gene encoding ribosome biogenesis GTPase Der: MSRQVVAIVGRPNVGKSTLFNKLAGEKISIVEDTPGVTRDRIYADVDWLNYNFTIIDTGGIEPSTDDKMLTYMRQQAEIAIETANVIVFVVDVKTGLTDSDYQVADMLRRAHKPVVLCVNKVDNREKFQYDVFEFYNLGLGEPYAISSIQATGLGDFLDEVVSHFDEEGGVAEESDIPRIAVIGKPNVGKSSLINKLLGEQRVIVSDIAGTTRDAVDTLVTFDGKEYVFVDTAGLRRKNKIEKEGLERYSIIRTVTAIEKADIVVLLIDAVEGVTEQDAKIAGIAHERGKGAVVAVNKWDAIEKDDKTMYKYLQDVDTTLSYMTYAPKIFISAKTGLRINRLFENLDMVIQNHALRVATGVLNDVLYDATAMNQPPSDKGKRLKLYYMTQVSVKPPTFVIFVNDKTLMHFSYKRYIENRVRDAFGFKGTPIHFIIRERKEKDK; the protein is encoded by the coding sequence ATGAGTAGACAGGTTGTAGCCATAGTAGGTAGACCCAATGTTGGAAAATCAACATTATTTAATAAATTAGCAGGAGAGAAAATTTCGATTGTTGAAGATACGCCAGGTGTAACCAGGGACCGTATATATGCTGACGTGGATTGGTTAAATTATAACTTTACCATTATTGATACGGGTGGTATAGAACCTTCAACAGATGATAAGATGCTAACTTACATGCGTCAACAGGCAGAAATAGCCATTGAGACAGCAAATGTTATCGTATTTGTTGTAGACGTGAAAACGGGTCTCACGGATTCAGATTATCAGGTAGCGGATATGTTACGCCGTGCACATAAACCTGTTGTATTATGTGTAAATAAGGTGGATAACCGTGAGAAGTTTCAGTATGATGTATTTGAATTTTATAACTTAGGGTTAGGCGAACCCTACGCCATATCTTCTATTCAAGCTACAGGATTGGGCGATTTTCTGGATGAGGTTGTATCCCACTTTGATGAAGAAGGGGGAGTAGCGGAAGAATCAGATATTCCAAGAATTGCAGTCATTGGTAAACCTAATGTTGGTAAGTCCTCATTAATTAATAAACTATTAGGCGAACAACGTGTTATTGTCAGTGATATAGCAGGTACAACGAGAGATGCTGTGGATACATTGGTGACTTTTGATGGTAAAGAGTATGTTTTTGTGGATACAGCAGGTCTTAGACGGAAGAATAAGATAGAAAAAGAAGGCTTGGAGCGTTACAGTATTATCCGTACTGTGACAGCCATAGAAAAGGCAGATATTGTTGTATTATTGATTGATGCTGTTGAAGGTGTGACAGAGCAGGATGCTAAAATAGCAGGTATCGCTCACGAAAGAGGTAAGGGTGCTGTTGTAGCCGTTAATAAATGGGATGCTATAGAAAAAGATGATAAAACCATGTATAAGTATTTACAAGACGTGGATACCACACTCAGTTACATGACGTATGCACCTAAGATTTTTATTTCGGCTAAAACAGGACTTCGTATTAATCGCTTATTTGAAAATCTGGATATGGTGATTCAGAATCATGCACTTCGCGTTGCAACAGGCGTTCTTAATGATGTATTATACGACGCTACTGCAATGAATCAACCGCCTTCGGATAAAGGTAAACGGTTAAAGCTCTATTATATGACACAAGTATCTGTAAAACCACCGACGTTTGTTATCTTTGTCAATGATAAAACATTGATGCATTTCTCCTATAAACGATACATTGAAAATCGAGTAAGGGATGCATTTGGGTTCAAAGGAACACCCATACATTTTATTATAAGAGAAAGAAAGGAAAAGGACAAATAA
- the plsY gene encoding glycerol-3-phosphate 1-O-acyltransferase PlsY: MNIVASLLIGYLVGCFQSAYIISRFKGHIDIRKYGSGNAGTTNVIRVMGWKAGILTFFMDLLKAAFGVYLGNLIFGDMLYGYYTGVGVVIGHNYPVFLGFKGGKGIAATLGLLLAVDWRIGLIAVGLMAVIIFISRYVSLGSVIMAISIPILMAVFYTDQWQYILLGAILMASALYTHRANIKRLLRGEENKLGHKKNLTENKQ, from the coding sequence ATGAATATTGTAGCTAGCTTATTGATTGGTTATCTCGTAGGATGTTTTCAATCGGCTTATATTATCAGCCGCTTTAAGGGTCATATTGATATCAGGAAGTATGGTAGTGGTAATGCAGGTACAACGAATGTTATTCGAGTGATGGGGTGGAAAGCAGGTATTTTAACATTTTTTATGGATTTGTTAAAAGCTGCCTTTGGTGTTTATCTGGGTAATCTTATTTTTGGTGATATGCTTTATGGTTATTATACAGGCGTTGGTGTTGTGATTGGTCACAATTATCCTGTATTTCTGGGATTTAAAGGAGGTAAAGGTATTGCTGCTACCCTAGGTCTCTTATTAGCTGTTGACTGGCGTATCGGGCTTATTGCAGTAGGCCTGATGGCTGTTATTATCTTCATATCCCGTTATGTATCGTTAGGTTCTGTCATCATGGCTATTTCAATACCCATTTTAATGGCTGTATTTTATACAGACCAGTGGCAGTATATTCTTCTTGGAGCTATCCTCATGGCATCAGCCTTATACACCCATCGGGCTAACATTAAGAGGCTGCTTAGAGGTGAGGAAAACAAATTAGGCCATAAAAAAAATCTAACAGAGAACAAACAGTAG
- a CDS encoding NAD(P)H-dependent glycerol-3-phosphate dehydrogenase: MKKVSVIGAGSWGTALAILLCDNGHDVTIWSIDQKEIDMLKHTRENKPKLPGIKIHEAIKITPDMEEAVQGKDFIIMAVPSKFVRSTAKRMKALVMKEQIIVNVAKGLEDETLLTLVEVIEDEMPHNDVVVLSGPSHAEEVAKKLPTTCVAGSKDLDIAQQVQDLFMNTYFRVYTSSDVVGIEMGGALKNVIALAAGISDGIGFGDNTKAALMTRGITEISRLGVAMGAKEHTFNGLSGIGDLIVTCTSMHSRNRRAGILIGQGHTLNEALEEVQMVVEGVFTAKAALDLAHKHHVEMPIIRKVNDVLFEGKNTKKAVEELMIRDKKIEYV, translated from the coding sequence ATGAAAAAAGTATCTGTGATAGGTGCAGGCAGCTGGGGAACAGCTTTAGCTATTCTATTATGTGATAATGGTCATGATGTAACCATTTGGTCCATTGACCAAAAAGAAATCGATATGTTGAAACATACAAGAGAGAATAAGCCCAAGTTACCAGGTATTAAAATACATGAAGCCATTAAGATAACCCCTGACATGGAGGAAGCTGTTCAAGGGAAGGATTTTATCATTATGGCAGTTCCTTCTAAATTTGTTCGCAGTACGGCTAAACGCATGAAAGCATTAGTCATGAAAGAACAGATCATTGTCAATGTAGCCAAAGGTCTTGAAGATGAAACATTGCTGACACTGGTTGAAGTCATAGAAGATGAAATGCCTCATAATGATGTGGTTGTTTTATCTGGTCCAAGTCATGCTGAAGAAGTAGCCAAGAAACTTCCAACCACTTGCGTCGCTGGTTCCAAGGATCTGGATATAGCTCAACAAGTTCAAGATTTGTTTATGAACACCTATTTTAGAGTGTATACCAGTTCAGATGTTGTAGGGATTGAAATGGGTGGAGCACTTAAGAATGTCATAGCCCTTGCTGCAGGTATATCGGATGGTATTGGGTTTGGTGATAATACAAAGGCTGCCCTTATGACAAGAGGTATTACAGAAATTAGCCGGCTAGGTGTTGCCATGGGGGCTAAGGAGCACACGTTTAACGGCTTATCAGGTATCGGTGACCTGATTGTTACGTGTACCAGTATGCACAGCCGTAATCGTCGGGCAGGTATATTAATTGGTCAAGGCCATACCCTTAACGAAGCCCTTGAAGAGGTACAGATGGTTGTGGAAGGTGTGTTTACTGCAAAAGCAGCCCTTGATTTAGCTCATAAACATCATGTAGAAATGCCCATTATTCGAAAAGTCAATGACGTGCTATTTGAAGGTAAAAACACAAAAAAAGCGGTTGAAGAACTCATGATTCGTGATAAGAAGATTGAGTATGTTTAA